The following coding sequences lie in one Deltaproteobacteria bacterium genomic window:
- a CDS encoding putative porin, translated as MKRIALFVCLIGALFFNLGMAPSYAAEVDVLINKLVEKGLLSQQEAGQLLKEMQKEGARQETTVKETAEKVAKETAQKTVKEESQTWAKVPGWVNRIHFKGDFRLRYQYEDKEKSDGTTTNRNRGRYRWRFGAVADVTEDKKWQVGFGLSSGGTDPRSTNQTFDRDFETPDARIDYAYAQFQPFKEWKIIGGQFKNPIYQTKDLVWDGDIRPQGIASPLDFKINDQFGFFLNPALFVLQEFRANEETAIMFVFQPGVTIYPTKATWIKLAGTWYWNSDVEGNSFAHSAGTNSTDANGNLLYNYSSIALDGEVGFKFNSYIQHAALFGQFIKSDADNDDTGWLAGFKFGRSVKDLGDWELKYNYRRLEKDAVLDFLPDSDFYGGDTNVQGHEVELKFGLAKHVYLALDYYRSEKIDYAPGKTNEPENLFQFDVNFKF; from the coding sequence ATGAAAAGAATTGCACTGTTTGTATGTCTGATCGGTGCCCTGTTCTTTAATCTGGGAATGGCGCCGTCATATGCCGCTGAAGTGGATGTTTTGATCAACAAACTGGTGGAAAAAGGTCTTCTCAGCCAGCAGGAGGCGGGCCAACTGCTGAAGGAGATGCAGAAAGAAGGGGCCAGGCAGGAGACCACGGTAAAAGAGACTGCGGAAAAGGTGGCCAAGGAGACGGCGCAGAAGACCGTCAAGGAGGAGTCGCAGACGTGGGCCAAGGTACCCGGATGGGTCAATAGGATTCATTTCAAGGGGGACTTTCGTCTTCGATATCAGTACGAAGACAAGGAAAAAAGCGATGGGACCACCACCAACCGGAACAGAGGACGCTACAGGTGGCGCTTCGGAGCGGTGGCGGATGTTACTGAAGATAAGAAATGGCAGGTGGGCTTTGGACTGAGCTCGGGCGGCACGGATCCACGTTCCACCAACCAGACCTTTGACAGGGACTTTGAGACGCCGGATGCCAGAATCGATTACGCTTACGCCCAGTTCCAGCCGTTCAAGGAATGGAAGATCATCGGCGGTCAGTTCAAGAACCCCATCTATCAAACCAAAGACCTGGTCTGGGACGGCGATATTCGACCCCAGGGAATTGCGTCCCCGCTGGATTTCAAGATCAACGACCAGTTCGGATTCTTTCTGAATCCGGCCCTGTTTGTCCTTCAAGAGTTCAGAGCAAATGAAGAAACTGCAATTATGTTTGTTTTTCAGCCCGGTGTGACCATTTATCCCACCAAGGCCACCTGGATCAAACTGGCGGGAACCTGGTATTGGAACTCGGATGTGGAGGGAAACTCGTTTGCACACAGTGCAGGCACCAACTCTACGGACGCAAACGGCAACCTGTTGTACAACTATTCATCCATCGCCCTGGATGGCGAGGTGGGATTCAAATTCAACTCGTATATTCAGCATGCGGCATTATTCGGCCAGTTTATCAAGTCTGATGCGGATAACGATGATACCGGCTGGCTAGCCGGCTTCAAATTCGGGCGCAGCGTCAAGGATCTGGGTGACTGGGAGCTGAAGTACAATTACCGGCGTCTTGAAAAGGATGCGGTGCTGGACTTCCTGCCGGACAGCGATTTCTACGGCGGCGATACCAATGTGCAGGGACACGAGGTCGAACTCAAGTTCGGTCTGGCCAAGCACGTCTATTTGGCCCTGGACTATTATCGCAGCGAAAAGATCGACTACGCTCCCGGGAAGACAAACGAGCCCGAGAACCTGTTTCAGTTCGACGTGAACTTCAAATTCTAA
- a CDS encoding IS1595 family transposase — FRFNRRTSQHRGKLFYRLVQQAMHVDPVPYGKIIKHVRGPKKRDHNI, encoded by the coding sequence CTTTCCGTTTTAACCGGCGCACTTCTCAACATCGTGGGAAGCTCTTTTATCGCCTTGTTCAACAGGCAATGCACGTTGATCCGGTTCCATATGGCAAGATCATTAAGCATGTCAGAGGGCCTAAAAAACGTGACCACAACATATAG
- a CDS encoding response regulator yields MSKKQILVVDDEEDILELISFNLTKEGYDVICTPTGEKALDVIGTERPDLVVLDLMLPGINGLEVAKALRNDPGIRDIPIVMLTAKGEESDIVAGLELGADDYVTKPFSPRILAARVKAVLRRKSADLSDESEVVKIHKLVIHPGRREVLVDQQPVTLTFTEFGILSYLAHRPGWVFTRSQIVDQVKGSEYFVTDRSVDVQIVGLRRKLGSAGSYIETVRGVGYRLKA; encoded by the coding sequence ATGTCCAAAAAGCAGATCCTTGTGGTGGATGATGAAGAAGATATCCTGGAGTTGATCAGTTTTAATCTGACCAAGGAGGGATACGATGTCATTTGCACCCCGACCGGGGAGAAGGCCCTTGACGTCATAGGAACGGAGCGCCCCGATCTTGTGGTGCTGGACCTCATGCTCCCGGGCATAAACGGACTTGAGGTGGCGAAAGCCCTCCGGAATGACCCGGGGATCCGGGATATCCCTATTGTAATGTTGACGGCCAAAGGTGAAGAGTCGGATATTGTGGCGGGTCTGGAGTTGGGCGCAGACGACTATGTTACCAAGCCGTTCAGCCCAAGGATTCTGGCAGCCAGGGTGAAAGCGGTCCTTCGGAGAAAATCGGCCGATCTCTCGGACGAATCCGAAGTCGTAAAGATCCACAAACTGGTGATTCACCCGGGTCGTCGTGAGGTCCTGGTGGACCAGCAGCCGGTAACCCTCACTTTTACTGAATTCGGTATCCTGAGCTACCTGGCCCATAGACCGGGATGGGTGTTCACCCGGTCTCAGATTGTCGACCAGGTAAAGGGCTCTGAATATTTCGTGACGGATCGTTCAGTGGATGTTCAAATTGTCGGACTCAGGAGAAAACTGGGGTCTGCAGGCAGTTATATCGAGACCGTTCGGGGCGTCGGATATCGC